One segment of Syngnathus scovelli strain Florida chromosome 6, RoL_Ssco_1.2, whole genome shotgun sequence DNA contains the following:
- the tjp1b gene encoding tight junction protein ZO-1 isoform X12 — protein sequence MEETVIWEQHTVTLHRAPGFGFGIAISGGRDNPHFQSGETSIVISDVLKGGPAEGLLQENDRVVMVNTVSMDNVEHAYAVQQLRKSGKIAKITIRRKRKVHVPMGRLGERETMSEHDEEEDSYDEEIYETRSGRSGAYSGMGGAMSRRSGRSCGRRDRERERSGSRERSLSPRSDRRSHNLPPRPAKVTLVKSRKNEAEYGLRLASHIFVKDISPESLAARDGNIQEGDVVLKINGTVTENLSLIDAKKLIERSKGKLKMVVQRDDRATLLNIPDLDDSIPSANASDRDDISDIQSLASDHSNRSHDRLRSSRSRSPDRRSEPSDHSRHSPPQVSNGSWRIPHRSRDEERLSKGASTPAKLSEEIPLPKPKEPALTRDDKQLPPLPEPKPVYAQPGQPDVDLPVSPSDAPVPSAAHDDSILRPSMKLVKFKKGESVGLRLAGGNDVGIFVAGVLEDSPAAKEGLEEGDQILRVNNVDFANIIREEAVLFLLDLPKGEEVTILAQKKKDVYRRIVESDVGDSFYIRTHFEYEKESPYGLSFNKGEVFRVVDTLYNGKLGSWLAIRIGKNHQEVERGIIPNKNRAEQLSSVQYTLPKTAGGDRADFWRFRGLRSSKRNLRKSREDLSSQPVQTKFPAYERVVLREAGFLRPVVIFGPIADVAREKLSREEPDLFELAKSEPRDAGTDQRSSGIIRLHTIKQIIDRDKHAVLDITPNAVDRLNYAQWYPIVVFLNPDNKQGVKNMRTRLCPESRKSARKLYERAIKLRKNNHHLFTTTINLNNMNDGWYGALKETIQQQQNQLVWVSEGKADGTTEDDLDIHDDRLSYLSAPGSEYSMYSTDSRHTSDYEDTDTEGGAYTDQELDETLNDEVGLPTEPAITRSSEPVREDPPVIQDTPGYPGYQHPVSPDPANRIDPTGFKMTSPQQQEEASLPMPSLTAAVVAPPAVEQPVQLEALHLEELPHAAAAAPQADSLSSPSPAPELFQPPPPPHEHYPPGPPGPEPKMFKKDLYNLEEPVRMNHGLKQSLSYTHQLPYQDKQPYREYEHPPYGYDGGGFTEPKSHNTDSHMHYDNRVPHYNEQWSPYDQQTSPSQPPAYQPGHQQPIAYAPRSPYEDGPGRDYSPPQPRYEDTLPVGYDGRARHTKSIRYDDPPPPPPPVGYDARSPYEAEAHSFPINSPRSPEPLKQYYGDSGLRPTYIPGPHRGFKAGMHEPVMNCEPPILPPKTEVVTSSCEPAVTPGSKPLPPLQREDLEEDPAMKPQSVLNRVKMFENKRSVSMDRAKEGDSSVLRPADVPKPSSAPGPVLKANSLSNLEQERSSYRAPEPQRPHTKPLDDVMRTNHYDPDEDEEYYRKQLSYFDRRSFDSKAMGQPNPGISRFHDVAKPAQLSYPYNRVESVEKVSPGDKRYDPLPQISPSSQYGPPGSAIPPNTLPKLIPSDVNSIAEPLSSPKPDLAALRPVSRDEPTPIGYLPPRALPDKSPVNGTETAPAKTVGTVGAPVPTGYNRYVPKPYTSSARPFERKFESPKFNHNLLPNDTQVKTELLGKPGTVSNSGGKLQLSPQPLDHDSGLDTFTRTMDNRPKYQHNNINAIPKAIPVSPGALDDDDEDEGHTVVATARGIFNCNGGVLSSIETGVSIIIPQGAIPENVEQEIYFKVCRDNSILPPLDKEKGETLLSPLVMCGPHGLKFLKPVELRLPHCASMTPDGWSFALKSSDSSSGDPKNWQNKSLPGDPNYLVGANCVSVLIDHF from the exons ATGGAGGAGACTGTCATTTGGGAACAGCACACTGTAACACTGCACAGG GCACCAGGGTTTGGCTTCGGGATAGCCATATCAGGAGGCCGAGATAACCCTCATTTTCAGAGCGGCGAGACCTCCATTGTTATCTCAGATGTGTTAAAAGGCGGGCCGGCTGAAGGTCTACTACA GGAAAATGACAGAGTTGTCATGGTCAATACTGTGTCTATGGATAATGTGGAGCATGCCTATGCGGTCCAACAGCTTCGTAAAAGTGGAAAAATTGCCAAAATC ACAATCAGACGGAAGAGGAAGGTTCACGTCCCCATGGGTCGCCTCGGGGAGCGGGAAACCATGTCCGAGCATGACGAGGAAGAGGACAGTTACGACGAAGAGATATACGAGACGCGGAGTGGACGTAGCGGCGCGTACAGCGGCATGGGCGGAGCCATGAGTCGGCGCAGCGGTCGGAGCTGCGGCCGAAGGGACAGGGAACGTGAACGCAGCGgctcgcgggagcgaagtctcTCACCGCGGTCGGATCGCCGCTCACACAACCTGCCTCCTCGCCCCGCCAAGGTCACGCTGGTTAAATCACGGAAAAATGAAG CAGAGTATGGCCTGCGCTTGGCCAGCCACATTTTCGTCAAGGACATCTCCCCCGAGAGCCTGGCAGCCAGGGATGGAAACATCCAGGAGGGCGATGTTGTACTGAAG ATCAACGGCACAGTGACCGAGAACCTCTCCTTGATTGATGCCAAGAAGCTGATAGAAAGGTCAAAGGGCAAGCTAAAAATGGTTGTCCAGAGAGATGACCGGGCGACCTTGCTGAACATCCCTGACCTCGATGACAGCATTCCTTCAGCCAACGCCTCCGACAGAGACG acATTTCAGATATCCAATCTCTGGCATCCGACCATTCCAATCGATCGCACGACAGACTTCGTAGCAGCCGCTCCCGCTCTCCAGACAGACGATCGGAACCCTCGGACCACTCCAGACACTCGCCACCTCAAGTCAGCAATGGCAG TTGGAGAATACC TCACAGAAGTCGAGATGAGGAGCGGCTATCAAAAGGCGCTTCAACACCAGCAAAGCTTTCAGAGGAAATTCCTCTTCCCAAGCCGAAGGAGCCGGCTCTCACCAGAGATGACAAACAACTTCCGCCGCTCCCAG AGCCGAAGCCAGTTTACGCTCAGCCTGGACAGCCTGACGTGGACCTGCCTGTCAGCCCATCTGATGCCCCTGTGCCAAGTGCTGCCCACGATGACAGCATCCTTCG GCCGAGCATGAAGCTGGTAAAGTTCAAAAAGGGGGAGAGTGTGGGGCTGCGGTTGGCAGGAGGGAACGATGTTGGCATCTTTGTTGCCGGCGTGCTGGAGGATAGCCCAGCTGCAAAGGAGGGCCTCGAGGAGGGTGACCAAATTCTCAGG GTAAACAACGTCGATTTTGCAAACATAATCCGAGAGGAGGCAGTGCTGTTCCTCCTGGATCTTCCGAAAGGTGAAGAGGTCACCATTTTGGCTCAAAAGAAGAAAGATG tctATCGGCGGATCGTTGAGTCTGATGTGGGTGACTCCTTTTACATCCGGACCCACTTTGAGTACGAGAAGGAATCTCCATACGGGTTAAGCTTTAACAAGGGCGAGGTGTTCCGCGTGGTGGATACCCTCTACAATGGCAAGCTGGGTTCCTGGCTCGCTATTCGCATTGGCAAGAACCACCAGGAGGTGGAGAGGGGGATCATCCCTAATAAAAACAG AGCGGAGCAGCTCTCCAGCGTGCAATACACACTCCCCAAAACAGCCGGGGGCGACAGGGCGGACTTCTGGAGGTTCCGCGGTCTTCGCAGTTCAAAGAGGAACCTCAGGAAAAGCCGAGAAGATCTTTCCTCACAGCCGGTCCAGACAAAATTCCCAGCTTATGAGAGGGTTGTATTGAGAGAAG CTGGTTTCCTAAGACCTGTTGTGATATTTGGACCTATTGCCGATGTAGCACGAGAGAAACTGTCTagagaagagccagatcttTTTGAGCTTGCAA AGAGCGAGCCCAGAGATGCAGGAACAGACCAGCGCAGTTCAGGAATTATTCGTCTTCACACCATCAAGCAAATCATAGATAGA GACAAACACGCTGTGCTGGACATCACTCCCAATGCTGTGGACAGGCTGAACTATGCTCAGTGGTACCCAATCGTAGTCTTCCTAAATCCCGATAACAAGCAAGGTGTGAAAAACATGAGGACAAGACTGTGTCCAGAGTCCAGGAAAAGTGCCAGGAAGCTGTATGAACGAGCCATCAAACTGAGGAAGAATAATCATCACCTGTTCACCA CCACCATTAACTTGAACAACATGAATGACGGTTGGTACGGAGCGCTTAAAGAAACCATCCAGCAGCAACAAAACCAGCTCGTTTGGGTGTCTGAGGGAAAG GCGGACGGCACCACGGAAGATGACTTGGATATCCACGACGATCGTCTGTCCTACCTGTCAGCGCCGGGTAGCGAGTACTCCATGTACAGTACGGACAGCCGCCACACGTCCGACTACGAGGACACGGACACGGAGGGCGGCGCTTACACCGACCAGGAGCTCGATGAGACCTTGAATGATGAGGTGGGTCTGCCCACGGAGCCTGCCATCACGCGGTCTTCCGAACCTGTGAGGGAAGACCCACCTGTCATTCAGGACACCCCCGGTTACCCCGGATACCAGCACCCAGTGTCACCTGACCCGGCGAACCGTATAGACCCCACTGGCTTCAAGATGACATCCCCGCAGCAG CAAGAGGAGGCTTCTCTGCCCATGCCCTCCTTGACCGCAGCGGTGGTAGCGCCCCCTGCTGTTGAGCAGCCTGTACAGCTAGAGGCTTTGCACCTAGAGGAGCTGCCCCATGCTGCAGCCGCAGCTCCTCAGGCTGACTCACTTAGCAGCCCCAGTCCTGCCCCTGAGCTTTTTcagcccccaccaccaccacatgaACACTACCCACCTGGACCACCTGGTCCAGAACCAAAG ATGTTCAAGAAAGACCTGTACAATCTGGAGGAACCTGTGCGAATGAACCATGGCCTGAAGCAGTCTCTGAGCTACACTCACCAGCTCCCGTACCAGGACAAGCAGCCATACCGGGAATACGAGCACCCGCCTTACGGTTACGACGGAGGCGGCTTCACAGAACCAAAGTCTCACAACACTGACTCTCACATGCACTACGACAACCGTGTGCCTCATTACAACGAACAGTGGTCGCCCTACGACCAGCAGACCTCACCCTCCCAGCCCCCAGCTTACCAGCCGGGCCAccagcaacccatcgcctacgCCCCCCGCTCGCCGTACGaggacgggcccgggagggacTACAGCCCGCCACAACCGCGATACGAAGACACCCTTCCTGTGGGATACGATGGCAGAGCGCGCCACACTAAGTCTATTCGCTACGATGACCCGCCTCCACCGCCGCCCCCTGTTGGCTACGATGCACGCTCTCCCTATGAGGCAGAAGCTCACAGCTTTCCCATTAATTCGCCTCGTTCTCCAGAACCGCTAAAGCAGTACTACGGCGATTCTGGTTTAAGGCCCACCTACATTCCCGGTCCACACCGGGGCTTCAAGGCAGGGATGCACGAGCCTGTGATGAACTGCGAACCACCAATCCTCCCTCCTAAAACAGAGGTCGTCACATCCTCTTGTGAACCAGCAGTCACTCCTGGATCTAAACCCTTGCCACCCCTCCAACGGGAAGACCTGGAGGAAGACCCGGCCATGAAACCACAGTCGGTCCTCAACAGAGTAAAGATGTTTGAAAATAAACGCTCCGTTTCGATGGACAGGGCAAAGGAAGGAGACTCGTCAGTTCTCAGG CCAGCAGATGTTCCCAAACCTTCAAGTGCACCTGGTCCAGTGCTCAAGGCAAATTCGCTCAGCAACCTGGAGCAGGAAAGGTCTTCCTACAG GGCTCCTGAGCCACAGAGGCCTCACACCAAACCACTCGATGATGTAATGCGTACCAATCACTATGACCCGGACGAAGACGAGGAGTACTACAGGAAGCAGTTGTCCTACTTTGATCGTCGGAGCTTTGACAGCAAAGCCATGGGCCAACCCAATCCTGGCATCAGTCGCTTCCACGATGTGGCCAAACCAGCTCAACTGTCGTACCCGTACAACAG AGTGGAGTCTGTCGAGAAAGTGAGTCCAGGTGACAAACGATATGACCCCCTACCTCAGATAAGCCCCTCTTCTCAGTACGGACCCCCTGGCTCTGCCATCCCACCCAATACTCTGCCCAAGCTCATCCCAAGTGATG TGAACTCCATAGCCGAGCCACTGAGCTCCCCCAAACCCGACTTGGCAGCCCTCAGACCTGTTAGCAGGGATGAACCCACGCCAATCGGCTATCTGCCCCCAAGGGCCCTTCCCGACAAGTCCCCGGTCAACGGCACGGAGACGGCTCCCGCAAAGACCGTCGGTACCGTCGGTGCTCCCGTTCCCACCGGTTACAACCGCTACGTCCCTAAGCCGTACACCAGCTCTGCGCGGCCGTTCGAGCGCAAGTTCGAGAGCCCCAAGTTCAACCACAACCTGCTGCCCAACGACACACAGGTGAAGACGGAGCTCCTCGGCAAGCCCGGCACGGTGAGCAACAGCGGGGGAAAGCTGCAGCTCTCCCCCCAGCCTCTGGATCACGACAGTGGTCTGGACACCTTCACTCGCACCATGGACAATAGGCCCAAATACCAGCACAATAACATCAACGCCATCCCCAAAGCCATTCCTGTAAG CCCCGGCGCACTGGACGATGACGACGAGGATGAAGGGCACACGGTGGTGGCCACCGCCAGAGGCATCTTCAACTGCAACGGTGGGGTCCTAAGCTCCATTGAGACGGGCGTCAGCATCATCATCCCCCAGGGTGCCATCCCTGAGAACGTGGAGCAAGAGATCTACTTCAAGGTGTGCCGCGACAACAGCATCCTGCCCCCCCTCGACAAGGAGAAAG GAGAAACGCTGCTAAGTCCGCTGGTGATGTGCGGCCCTCACGGACTCAAGTTCCTGAAGCCGGTGGAACTGCGCTTACCTCACTGTGCGTCTATGACCCCTGATGGTTGGTCTTTTGCTCTAAAATCCTCCGACTCCTCGTCGG GTGACCCTAAAAACTGGCAGAACAAATCTCTCCCCGGAGACCCAAACTACCTGGTGGGTGCAAACTGTGTTTCTGTGCTCATCGACCACTTCTGA